A genomic segment from Capra hircus breed San Clemente chromosome 7, ASM170441v1, whole genome shotgun sequence encodes:
- the LOC108636404 gene encoding bone marrow stromal antigen 2-like, translating to METEMDVSEFLMPIDEEEDSRESALRGRKLPLGLGLLLLLAVVGLLVPLIYFAVRANSKACVDGLQAQKECQELNKHLQRQLNQPQEVLHEKEAEAATCKQTVATLKDSLKKEQARVDELQGELANLNQQVDDLSEKLRRKSEDSAKDYASSFFDVFLSFFGGVVTTRVVSITRKCLKK from the exons ATGGAGACCGAGATGGACGTGAGTGAGTTCCTGATGCCCATAGACGAAGAAGAGGACTCGAGGGAGTCAGCGCTGCGTGGCCGCAAGCTGCCgctggggctggggctcctgctgctgctggcggTGGTGGGGCTGCTTGTGCCCCTCATCTACTTCGCTGTCAGGGCCAACAGCAAGGCCTGCGTGGACGGCCTCCAAGCACAGAAGGAGTGTCAGGAGCTCAACAAACACCTGCAGCGCCAGCTAAACCAGCCCCAGGAAGTCTTACATGAGAAGGAAGCCGAAGCTGCCACGTGCAAACAGACTGTG GCGACCCTGAAGGACTCTCTGAAGAAGGAGCAGGCACGAGTGGACGAGCTTCAGG GAGAGTTGGCGAACTTGAACCAACAAGTGGATGACCTTTCCGAGAAATTAAG AAGAAAGAGTGAAGACTCAGCGAAGGATTACGCCTCCAGCTTCTTCGACGTGTTCCTCTCCTTTTTCGGGGGTGTGGTGACGACTCGGGTTGTGTCCATCACCCGCAAGTGTCTGAAGAAATGA
- the LOC108636449 gene encoding uncharacterized protein LOC108636449, with protein sequence MLEIREPGEIYPDLSALLEAADGCKGPLLVPKFRFLVESSRSSIQVWPSQRLLLELLIGCRRYYANQGESRPIKVPAVEFGATSIHCTTMPTDTEMDMSEFMRLTKEKDTSESMMPTDKEIDMSGANSKACVDGLQAQKECQELNQHLQRQLNQPQEVLHEKEAEAATCKQTVPLTQATLRDALKKEQARVDELQGELATLNQQVDDLSEKLRRKSEDSAEDYASSFFDLFLVSCGVVTTPVVFISCKCLKK encoded by the exons ATGTTGGAGATTCGAGAACCAGGAGAAATTTACCCAGATTTGTCGGCACTCCTTGAGGCGGCGGATGGGTGCAAGGGGCCACTGCTGGTACCAAAGTTCCGGTTCCTCGTGGAGTCCAGTCGAA GCTCCATTCAAGTATGGCCAAGTCAGAGGCTCCTCCTGGAGCTTCTCATTGGCTGTCGCCGCTATTATGCTAATCAGGGGGAGTCCCGGCCCATAAAGGTTCCAGCAGTTGAATTTGGCGCTACTTCTATTCACTGCACAACCATGCCCACGGACACcgagatggacatgagtgagttcATGAGGCTCACCAAAGAAAAGGACACGAGTGAATCCATGATGCCCACAGACAAAGAAATAGACATGAGTGG GGCCAACAGCAAGGCTTGCGTGGACGGCCTCCAAGCACAGAAGGAGTGTCAGGAGCTCAACCAACACCTGCAGCGCCAGCTAAACCAGCCCCAGGAAGTCTTACATGAGAAGGAAGCCGAAGCTGCCACGTGCAAACAGACGGTG CCTCTGACCCAGGCGACCCTGAGGGACGCTCTGAAGAAGGAGCAGGCACGAGTGGACGAGCTTCAGG GAGAGTTGGCGACCTTGAACCAACAAGTGGATGACCTTTCTGAGAAATTAAG AAGAAAGAGTGAGGACTCCGCGGAGGATTACGCCTCCAGCTTCTTCGACCTGTTCCTCGTTTCTTGCGGTGTGGTGACGACGCCGGTTGTGTTCATCAGCTGCAAGTGTCTGAAGAAATGA